A window of the Catenulispora sp. MAP5-51 genome harbors these coding sequences:
- a CDS encoding Gfo/Idh/MocA family protein, whose product MENDGLAVAVIGLGGIARSAYLPVLGTRADLRLRLMTRDRARLDALGESYRVPAGCRFTDLDALLGEDPPQAAFVHVATVAHVEVVARLLDAGIPTYVDKPLADTLAESRALVEHAERTGTPLMVGFNRRHAPAYVDAARAPRETVILQKNEADAPGVVRDVVFDDFIHVADTLRFLAPGDVTDVTVSGRVEDGMLEHVALTLSGPGFTCFGVMNRRAGSKGERLQLIGDGHRRDVHDLTEGPTGWTPVGRVKGIEQICEHFLAAVRGQTQFPDLQDALASHELCEQVVERLDG is encoded by the coding sequence ATGGAGAATGACGGGCTCGCGGTCGCGGTGATCGGGCTGGGCGGCATCGCCCGCAGTGCGTACCTGCCGGTGTTGGGGACGCGGGCTGATCTGCGGTTGCGGCTGATGACGCGCGATCGGGCGCGGCTGGACGCGCTGGGTGAGTCGTATCGGGTTCCCGCGGGGTGCCGGTTCACCGACCTGGACGCGCTGCTCGGCGAGGATCCGCCTCAGGCGGCTTTCGTCCATGTCGCGACGGTCGCGCATGTCGAGGTCGTCGCGCGGCTGCTCGACGCCGGGATCCCGACCTATGTCGACAAACCGCTGGCCGACACGCTCGCCGAGTCGCGGGCGCTGGTCGAGCACGCCGAGCGCACCGGGACGCCGCTGATGGTCGGCTTCAACCGCCGCCACGCCCCGGCCTACGTCGATGCGGCGCGGGCCCCGCGCGAGACCGTGATCCTGCAGAAGAACGAGGCGGACGCGCCGGGCGTGGTGCGCGACGTCGTGTTCGACGACTTCATCCATGTGGCGGACACGCTGCGCTTCCTCGCGCCCGGTGACGTCACCGACGTGACGGTCTCCGGCCGGGTCGAGGACGGGATGCTGGAGCATGTCGCGCTGACGCTGTCCGGACCCGGCTTCACCTGCTTCGGCGTGATGAACCGCCGCGCCGGTTCGAAGGGCGAGCGCCTGCAGCTCATCGGCGACGGGCACCGCCGGGACGTGCACGACCTGACCGAGGGGCCGACCGGCTGGACGCCGGTGGGGCGGGTCAAGGGGATCGAGCAGATCTGCGAGCACTTCCTCGCGGCGGTGCGCGGCCAGACGCAGTTTCCGGACTTGCAGGACGCGCTGGCCTCGCACGAGCTGTGCGAGCAGGTGGTCGAGCGGCTGGACGGGTGA
- a CDS encoding SMI1/KNR4 family protein: MTAPATDTDTDTAASRISIALQNAVATPGDRTAAWHVAEVLAADWTERPLTPADGYPDADLDAAAATLGHPLPTALREALNLFGRRDDLTRNQDPLNTPDELEVYEGALVFREENQGVCAWGVLIEDLTQDDPPTYLRADLADKTQEKWEPWTDKLSLALVEALITETIIGDDENLTSAWQPDDETPEDTGLTALPRITPDWYKTAWYVGDDLLAHVADGAWISVRGRTREALLAYTGGDEDDHDESES, encoded by the coding sequence ATGACCGCCCCAGCCACCGACACCGACACCGACACCGCCGCATCCCGCATATCCATAGCACTGCAAAACGCCGTCGCCACCCCCGGCGACCGCACAGCCGCCTGGCACGTCGCCGAAGTCCTCGCCGCCGACTGGACCGAACGCCCCCTCACCCCCGCCGACGGCTACCCCGACGCCGACCTCGACGCAGCCGCCGCCACGCTCGGCCACCCCCTGCCCACCGCCCTGCGCGAAGCCCTGAACCTCTTCGGCCGCCGCGACGACCTCACCCGCAACCAGGACCCCCTCAACACCCCGGATGAGCTGGAGGTCTACGAAGGCGCACTCGTCTTCCGCGAGGAGAACCAAGGCGTCTGCGCCTGGGGCGTCCTGATCGAGGACCTGACCCAGGACGACCCGCCGACCTACCTCCGCGCCGACCTGGCGGACAAGACCCAGGAGAAGTGGGAGCCCTGGACCGACAAGCTGTCCCTGGCCCTGGTCGAAGCCCTGATCACCGAGACCATCATCGGCGACGACGAGAACCTCACCTCCGCCTGGCAACCCGACGACGAGACCCCGGAGGACACCGGCCTCACAGCCCTCCCCCGCATCACGCCCGACTGGTACAAGACCGCCTGGTACGTCGGCGACGACCTCCTGGCACACGTCGCCGACGGGGCGTGGATCAGCGTCAGGGGCCGCACACGCGAAGCGCTGCTCGCCTACACCGGCGGCGACGAAGACGACCACGACGAGTCAGAGAGCTGA
- a CDS encoding DUF4259 domain-containing protein — translation MGTWDTGPFDNDVAADFGGKLDALPQDQRAAAIREALSEAAECDDYLDEVIGTHAIAAAALVARELADGAHFVSPAYGPQQPLPPLPPELKALAIAAIDRTVAADSEIAEEWGDPLEETAWYQGTLKLRAALAPE, via the coding sequence ATGGGCACCTGGGACACCGGCCCCTTTGACAACGACGTCGCCGCGGACTTCGGCGGCAAACTCGACGCACTCCCGCAGGACCAGCGCGCAGCGGCGATCCGCGAAGCGCTCAGCGAAGCCGCAGAATGCGATGACTACCTGGACGAGGTCATCGGCACCCACGCCATCGCGGCCGCCGCCCTGGTCGCCCGCGAACTCGCCGACGGCGCCCATTTCGTCTCCCCCGCCTACGGCCCCCAGCAGCCGCTGCCGCCCCTGCCGCCCGAGCTCAAGGCCCTGGCGATCGCAGCGATCGACCGCACGGTGGCCGCGGACAGCGAAATCGCCGAGGAGTGGGGCGATCCGCTGGAGGAGACCGCCTGGTACCAGGGGACGCTAAAGCTGCGGGCGGCACTGGCCCCAGAGTGA
- a CDS encoding aldo/keto reductase: MQYITLNDGVSIPQLGYGVWQVPDEQAHTAVGTALEIGYRHLDTAAAYENETGVGRAIRDSGIPREDIFLTTKLWNGDHGYDAALRAFDKSLERLGTDYVDLYLIHWPVPEQDLYIESWRALEKINASGRAKAVGVCNFTAETLERLVKESTKIPAINQIELHPYFPQPAMRQLNEKLGIVTEDWSPLGQGGDLLKEPVLTRIGDANDKTPAQVVLRWHLQLGNVVIPKSVTPSRMMENFDVFDFELMPAEMDEITALRRDDGRIGPDPAHFNYVG; encoded by the coding sequence ATGCAATACATCACTTTGAATGACGGAGTCAGCATCCCGCAGCTGGGCTACGGCGTCTGGCAGGTCCCCGACGAGCAGGCCCACACCGCCGTCGGCACCGCCCTGGAGATCGGCTACCGCCACCTCGACACGGCCGCCGCGTACGAGAACGAGACCGGCGTGGGCCGCGCGATCCGCGACTCGGGCATCCCGCGCGAGGACATCTTCCTCACCACCAAGCTCTGGAACGGCGACCACGGCTACGACGCCGCCCTGCGCGCCTTCGACAAGAGCCTGGAGCGCCTCGGCACCGACTACGTGGACCTGTATTTGATTCACTGGCCGGTCCCGGAACAGGATTTGTATATCGAGAGCTGGCGCGCCCTGGAGAAGATCAACGCAAGCGGCCGGGCCAAGGCCGTGGGCGTCTGCAACTTCACCGCCGAAACCCTCGAACGCCTGGTCAAGGAGTCCACCAAGATCCCGGCGATCAACCAGATCGAACTCCACCCCTACTTCCCCCAGCCGGCCATGCGCCAGCTGAACGAGAAGCTGGGCATCGTCACCGAGGACTGGAGCCCCCTGGGCCAGGGCGGCGACCTCCTCAAGGAACCGGTCCTGACCCGCATCGGCGACGCCAACGACAAAACCCCGGCCCAGGTCGTCCTCCGCTGGCACCTGCAACTCGGCAACGTGGTCATCCCGAAGTCCGTCACCCCCTCCCGCATGATGGAGAACTTCGACGTCTTCGACTTCGAACTCATGCCCGCCGAGATGGACGAGATCACCGCCCTGCGGCGGGACGACGGCCGGATCGGGCCGGACCCGGCGCATTTCAACTACGTGGGGTGA
- a CDS encoding SDR family oxidoreductase codes for MRIVIAGGHGKIALLLEARLSADGHTVQGLLRRPDGADDLVAAGAEPVVFDLESATAEALAEVIRGADAVVFAAGAGAGSTAERKYTVDLGGSVLLAEAAKLAGVRRFVQVSSMGAGAPAAPGSDPIWVAYIDAKTKAEDDLRGRDLDWTIIRPGGLVDTPGLGLVHLAITTGRGTVPRADVADVLAEVIEQRAGIHQTLELVSGSTPISQAVAAWKG; via the coding sequence ATGCGTATTGTGATTGCGGGCGGCCATGGAAAGATCGCGCTTCTGCTTGAGGCGCGCCTGAGCGCGGACGGTCACACCGTCCAGGGGCTGCTGCGGCGGCCCGACGGCGCCGACGATCTGGTGGCCGCCGGGGCGGAGCCGGTCGTCTTCGACCTGGAGAGCGCGACCGCCGAGGCGCTGGCCGAGGTGATCCGCGGCGCCGACGCCGTGGTGTTCGCGGCCGGCGCCGGCGCGGGCAGCACCGCCGAGCGGAAGTACACCGTCGACCTCGGCGGCTCAGTCCTGCTGGCCGAGGCCGCCAAGCTGGCCGGGGTGCGGCGGTTCGTGCAGGTCTCGTCGATGGGGGCCGGGGCGCCCGCGGCCCCGGGGTCGGACCCGATCTGGGTTGCGTACATCGACGCCAAGACCAAGGCCGAGGACGATCTGCGGGGCCGTGATCTGGACTGGACCATCATCCGGCCCGGCGGTCTCGTCGACACGCCGGGTTTGGGTCTGGTGCACCTGGCTATCACCACCGGCCGGGGGACCGTTCCACGAGCCGACGTCGCGGACGTCCTCGCCGAGGTCATCGAACAGCGGGCCGGCATCCACCAGACCCTCGAACTGGTGTCCGGGTCGACCCCGATTTCTCAGGCCGTCGCAGCCTGGAAGGGATGA
- a CDS encoding NADP-dependent oxidoreductase produces the protein MSVASREWQLIARPVGEPKASDFRLLQAEVADPGPGQILVRNTWLSVDPYMRGRMDDVPSYIPPFQLDEPMTGGAVGVVVAAGEGSPVPVGATVSHFEGWREYALLEAARTQVLDTSKVPAQAFLGVLGVTGLTAYVGLTEIAPVKEGDVVFVSGAAGAVGSVAGQIAKKLGASKVIGSAGGPEKVRRLKEDYGFDVAIDYREGELNAQLKQAAPEGIDVYFDNVGGDHLDAALRRMNLFGRIALCGAISVYNEKGRPPGPAHLTNAIGKSLTLRGFTIGHHMKTFPEYIGKAVGWLADGSLRADETVVDGIDNALDAWFGLMSGANTGKMLVHLPEA, from the coding sequence GTGTCCGTCGCCAGTCGTGAATGGCAGCTGATCGCACGTCCGGTCGGCGAGCCGAAGGCCTCCGACTTCCGCCTGCTGCAGGCCGAGGTCGCCGACCCCGGTCCGGGACAGATCCTGGTGCGCAACACCTGGCTGTCCGTCGACCCGTACATGCGCGGCCGGATGGACGACGTCCCGTCCTACATCCCGCCGTTCCAGCTGGACGAGCCGATGACCGGCGGCGCGGTCGGCGTCGTGGTGGCCGCCGGGGAGGGGTCGCCGGTGCCGGTCGGCGCGACGGTCTCGCACTTCGAGGGCTGGCGCGAGTACGCGCTGCTGGAGGCCGCCAGGACGCAGGTGCTCGACACGTCGAAGGTGCCCGCGCAGGCGTTCCTCGGCGTGCTCGGCGTGACTGGTCTGACCGCGTACGTCGGGCTCACCGAGATCGCGCCGGTGAAGGAGGGCGACGTCGTCTTCGTCTCCGGGGCGGCCGGCGCGGTCGGCTCGGTGGCCGGGCAGATCGCCAAGAAGCTCGGGGCGTCGAAGGTCATCGGGTCGGCCGGCGGGCCGGAGAAGGTGCGGCGGCTCAAGGAGGACTACGGCTTCGACGTCGCGATCGACTATCGCGAGGGCGAGCTGAACGCGCAGCTGAAGCAGGCCGCGCCGGAGGGCATCGACGTGTACTTCGACAACGTCGGCGGCGACCACCTCGACGCGGCGCTGCGGCGGATGAACCTGTTCGGGCGCATCGCGCTGTGCGGGGCGATCTCGGTCTACAACGAGAAGGGGCGGCCGCCCGGGCCGGCTCACCTGACCAACGCGATCGGCAAGAGCCTGACGCTGCGCGGCTTCACGATCGGGCACCACATGAAGACGTTCCCGGAGTACATCGGGAAGGCCGTCGGGTGGCTCGCGGACGGCTCGCTCCGCGCGGACGAGACGGTCGTCGACGGGATCGACAACGCTTTGGACGCCTGGTTCGGTCTGATGAGCGGGGCCAACACCGGCAAGATGTTGGTACACCTGCCCGAGGCCTGA
- a CDS encoding type 1 glutamine amidotransferase domain-containing protein, with protein sequence MAKILMVMTGADSWTLKDGTKHPTGFWAEEAVAPYQALKAAGHEVAVATPGGVVPTPDAGSLSAQFTGGEDGARQMSDAVAAMTELRSPAVLADVSLDDYDAVFYPGGHGPMEDLAEDADSGRLLTAALASGKPLAVVCHGPAALLAAKDADGKSTFAGYRVAAFTNEEEVQGGLADKAKWLLEDRLVADGVVVDKAAPWTPHVVVDRNLITGQNPMSSAPLAAELLKALG encoded by the coding sequence ATGGCGAAGATCCTGATGGTTATGACCGGTGCCGACTCCTGGACCTTGAAGGACGGCACGAAGCATCCGACCGGCTTCTGGGCCGAGGAGGCCGTGGCGCCCTACCAGGCGCTGAAGGCCGCCGGCCACGAGGTGGCCGTCGCGACCCCCGGCGGCGTGGTGCCCACCCCGGACGCCGGCAGCCTGTCCGCGCAGTTCACCGGCGGTGAGGACGGCGCGCGGCAGATGTCCGACGCGGTGGCCGCGATGACCGAGCTGCGGAGCCCGGCCGTGCTGGCCGACGTCTCCCTGGACGACTACGACGCCGTGTTCTACCCCGGCGGCCACGGTCCGATGGAGGACCTGGCCGAGGACGCCGACTCCGGCCGTCTGCTGACCGCCGCCCTGGCCTCCGGCAAGCCGCTCGCGGTGGTGTGCCACGGTCCGGCCGCGCTGCTCGCCGCGAAGGACGCGGACGGGAAGTCGACCTTCGCCGGCTACCGCGTCGCCGCGTTCACCAACGAGGAGGAGGTCCAGGGCGGCCTCGCCGACAAGGCGAAGTGGCTGCTGGAGGACCGCCTGGTCGCCGACGGCGTGGTGGTCGACAAGGCCGCGCCGTGGACGCCGCACGTCGTCGTGGACCGGAACCTGATCACCGGGCAGAACCCGATGTCGTCCGCGCCGCTGGCCGCCGAGCTGCTGAAGGCGCTCGGCTGA
- a CDS encoding LysR family transcriptional regulator, giving the protein MADPLDLNQLRTFLAVHRSGSFTAAAHLLGLSQSTVTTQIRALETRLGRELFERRARGVVPLPYADELAAQVASSLDHLSGLTDEADTPVAEPVHLAGPAEFLGAVGMGLVAPLIADGVQLRVSTGLTDDLLDELRAGRHDLVISTRRPNSRGLVSEPFADEEFILVAAPRWAERLKGKALPAALADVPLIAYDADLPIIRRYWRYVFNEQLSAPAQLTTIPDLRAIRTAAVAGAGWTVLPKYLCRAELDSSALTLLHQPEEAPLNTAYLVRRPGGSANPHVDLVRRHLLASAKAWWADHEC; this is encoded by the coding sequence ATGGCCGACCCCCTGGACCTCAACCAGCTGCGCACCTTCCTGGCGGTGCACCGCTCCGGCTCCTTCACCGCCGCCGCGCACCTGCTCGGGCTGTCCCAGTCGACGGTCACCACGCAGATCCGCGCGCTGGAGACCCGCCTGGGCCGAGAGCTTTTCGAGCGCCGGGCCCGCGGTGTGGTGCCGCTCCCCTACGCCGACGAGCTGGCGGCGCAGGTCGCGTCGTCGCTCGACCATTTGTCCGGCCTCACCGACGAGGCGGACACCCCGGTCGCCGAGCCCGTGCACCTGGCAGGACCGGCCGAGTTCCTGGGCGCGGTGGGCATGGGACTGGTCGCGCCGCTGATCGCCGACGGAGTCCAGCTCCGCGTCTCCACCGGCCTCACCGACGATCTCCTGGACGAACTGCGCGCCGGCCGGCACGACCTGGTGATCTCGACCCGGCGGCCGAACAGCAGGGGCCTGGTCTCAGAGCCCTTCGCCGACGAGGAGTTCATCCTTGTGGCGGCACCGCGTTGGGCCGAAAGGCTTAAGGGCAAGGCGCTTCCGGCCGCATTGGCCGATGTTCCGCTCATCGCCTACGACGCCGATCTGCCGATAATCCGCCGCTACTGGCGCTACGTCTTCAACGAGCAGCTGTCCGCCCCGGCGCAGCTGACCACGATCCCCGATCTGCGCGCCATCCGCACCGCGGCGGTGGCCGGCGCCGGCTGGACGGTGCTCCCGAAATACCTGTGCCGCGCGGAGCTGGACAGCAGTGCTCTGACACTGCTCCACCAGCCCGAGGAAGCACCGCTGAACACCGCGTATCTGGTCCGCCGCCCCGGCGGCTCGGCCAACCCGCACGTGGACCTGGTCCGGCGCCATCTGCTGGCCTCGGCCAAGGCGTGGTGGGCCGATCATGAATGCTGA
- a CDS encoding acyl-CoA dehydrogenase family protein, whose translation MPPLITQHDLENRITDFLASHDPGSTDRLDFLRARFDAGLAWLHYPPGLGGLGLPRDRQPIAEKAFAAAGAPDNGPRRIGIGLGMAAPTILGFGSEEQKQRWLRPLWCGEEVWCQLFSEPGAGSDLAALATRAVRDGDEWVVNGQKVWTSMAHEARWAILVTRTDPDVPKHQGMTYFVLDMTAPGVEVRPLRQMTGEAEFNEVFLTDVRIPDGHRLGAVGEGWKVAQTTLMNERVAIGGGSSPRESGMIGVLAKTWRENEKVRDSALHDRLMTLWVAAEAARLTAQRLSAQLAAGQPGPEGSAAKYAFATLNQQISGLELELLGEDALRYDDWTMRRPDTVDFVGRSPGYRYLRSKGNSIEGGTSEILLNIIAERVLGLPGEIRTDKDVAWKDLPR comes from the coding sequence GTGCCGCCATTGATCACCCAGCACGACCTCGAGAACCGCATCACCGACTTCCTGGCCTCCCACGATCCCGGCAGCACGGACCGGCTGGACTTCCTCCGTGCCCGCTTCGACGCCGGGCTCGCCTGGCTGCACTATCCGCCGGGGCTGGGGGGCCTGGGCCTGCCGCGTGACCGGCAGCCGATCGCCGAGAAGGCGTTCGCCGCCGCCGGCGCCCCCGACAACGGGCCCCGGCGCATCGGCATCGGGCTGGGGATGGCCGCCCCGACCATCCTCGGCTTCGGCAGCGAGGAGCAGAAACAGCGCTGGCTGCGGCCGCTGTGGTGCGGGGAGGAGGTGTGGTGCCAGCTGTTCTCCGAGCCCGGCGCCGGATCCGACCTCGCCGCGCTGGCCACCCGCGCCGTGCGCGACGGCGACGAGTGGGTCGTCAACGGCCAGAAGGTGTGGACGTCCATGGCGCACGAGGCGCGCTGGGCGATCCTGGTCACCCGCACCGATCCGGACGTGCCCAAGCACCAGGGCATGACCTACTTCGTGCTGGACATGACCGCGCCGGGCGTCGAGGTGCGGCCGCTGCGGCAGATGACCGGCGAGGCCGAGTTCAACGAGGTCTTCCTGACCGACGTCCGCATCCCCGACGGCCACCGCCTCGGCGCGGTCGGCGAGGGGTGGAAGGTCGCGCAGACGACGCTGATGAACGAGCGCGTCGCGATCGGCGGCGGGTCCTCCCCGCGCGAGTCCGGGATGATCGGCGTGCTGGCGAAGACCTGGCGCGAGAACGAGAAGGTGCGCGACTCGGCGCTGCACGACCGGCTGATGACGCTGTGGGTGGCGGCCGAGGCCGCGCGCCTGACCGCGCAGCGGCTGTCGGCGCAGCTGGCCGCCGGCCAGCCCGGGCCCGAGGGCTCGGCGGCGAAGTACGCCTTCGCCACCCTCAACCAGCAGATCTCCGGCCTGGAGCTGGAACTGCTCGGCGAGGACGCGCTGCGCTACGACGACTGGACGATGCGCCGGCCCGACACCGTCGACTTCGTCGGGCGGTCCCCCGGCTACCGCTACCTGCGGTCCAAGGGCAACTCGATCGAGGGCGGCACCTCGGAGATCCTGCTGAACATCATCGCCGAACGCGTCCTGGGCCTGCCCGGCGAGATCCGGACCGACAAGGACGTCGCGTGGAAGGACCTCCCCCGGTGA
- a CDS encoding acyl-CoA dehydrogenase family protein encodes MSDELLYSQDQEELRTAVADLLADRAPWSAVLARTETAEPYDTELWKALGTGIGAAGLLIPEELGGAGASLREAAVVAEELGKAVAPVPFLGNLMATELLLAARESGNGTAAAAEDLLRGIASGEVTAVIAIPFTRSPDTTYKGRVSVTPWPPREAPHPARLTGKVTSVAGAQTADVLLVPSDGSIYVVQASDARITPATTLDMTRVLSDVEFDDTPGQLLAIRYEPLSQALLSGAAILASEQLGLAEQCLKTTVEYVKTRHQFGRAVGSYQGLKHRLAQLWVQIAQARAVARHAASATGREREIAVAVAQAHCSAVAVQAAEECVQMHGGIGFTWEHPAHLYLKRAKSASIALGSPTRHRRRLAELVDLPTS; translated from the coding sequence GTGAGCGACGAACTCCTGTACTCGCAAGACCAGGAAGAGCTGCGGACCGCCGTCGCCGACCTGCTCGCCGACCGCGCCCCGTGGTCCGCGGTGCTGGCCCGCACCGAGACGGCCGAGCCGTACGACACGGAGCTGTGGAAGGCGCTGGGCACCGGGATCGGCGCGGCCGGCCTGCTGATCCCCGAGGAGCTCGGCGGCGCCGGCGCTTCGCTGCGCGAGGCCGCCGTGGTCGCCGAGGAACTGGGCAAGGCGGTCGCGCCGGTGCCGTTCCTGGGCAACCTGATGGCCACCGAACTCCTGCTGGCGGCGCGGGAAAGCGGCAACGGCACCGCGGCCGCGGCCGAGGACCTGCTCCGCGGCATCGCCTCGGGCGAGGTGACCGCGGTGATCGCGATCCCCTTCACGCGCTCGCCCGACACGACGTACAAGGGCCGGGTCTCGGTCACGCCGTGGCCGCCCCGCGAGGCCCCGCACCCGGCGCGGCTCACCGGCAAGGTCACCAGCGTCGCGGGCGCGCAGACCGCCGACGTCCTGCTGGTCCCCTCCGACGGCTCGATCTACGTGGTCCAGGCGTCCGACGCGCGCATCACCCCGGCCACCACGCTGGACATGACGCGGGTCCTGAGCGACGTCGAGTTCGACGACACGCCCGGCCAGCTGCTCGCGATCCGGTACGAACCGCTCTCGCAGGCGCTGCTGAGCGGGGCGGCGATCCTGGCCTCCGAGCAGCTCGGCCTGGCCGAGCAGTGCTTGAAGACCACGGTCGAGTACGTGAAGACGCGGCACCAGTTCGGCCGCGCCGTCGGCTCCTATCAGGGACTCAAGCACCGCCTGGCACAGCTGTGGGTCCAGATCGCCCAGGCCCGGGCGGTCGCCCGCCACGCGGCCTCGGCGACCGGCCGGGAGCGGGAGATCGCGGTCGCCGTCGCGCAGGCCCACTGCTCGGCGGTCGCGGTCCAGGCGGCCGAGGAGTGCGTGCAGATGCACGGCGGCATCGGCTTCACCTGGGAACACCCGGCGCACCTGTATCTGAAGCGGGCTAAGAGCGCGTCGATCGCGTTGGGGAGCCCGACGCGGCACCGGCGGCGGCTCGCCGAGCTCGTGGATCTGC